GAGGTGGCAGGCGAAGGTGAGGGGCCCGCGCTCCGGCGGGCCGAAGGCGGCAGGCCGCGCTGCCCCGTGGGTGCCCAGGTGCTTGCGGAGGTAAGCCTGCCGCCGGAACCGCTTTTGGCAGCAGGGGCAGGCGAACGCctccccgccggggccgccgcccggACCGGGAGCGCCGCCGTGAGCTGGGCCGGGGCTGGAGCCGGGGGCGGCCGGGGCGCCGCCGGCGCTGTCCGCGCCGCCGCGGTGCTGACGGGTCCCCGGCGGTGGCtggggcgcggcggggccgcggggccgccgctcGGGGCTGTTCTCCTTGCCCGGCGGGGCGGAGACGGCGCCTTCGGCGCTGGGGCCGGGACGTGGCTTGTGCCAGCGGCGATGCGAGGCCAGGTTGGCGGGACAACTGAAGATCTTGTGGCACTCGGGGCAGCGGTATTCGACGCGCACGATGCGGGAGCAGCGGTGCTGGGCCAGCGCCAGCGGGTCCGCGTACTGCTCTTTGCACAGCTGGCAGATGAATTCGCCCAGCGGTGTGCGCCCCGCCGGCGGCCCCGGCCGGCCCTCGGGCCCCTCCTCTTTGATGCGCAGCCCCAGCACGGGCGAGGTGGTCACCTCATCGGCGAAGCTCAGCTTCCGCGTGGCCTTGCCCTTCTTGGCCGGCGCCTTGGCCCGAGACGGCCGCTTCAGCGCGGGCACCGACggcagcggcggggcgggcAGCGGCGTGCgcggctgcagcagcagcttctcgGCGGGCGGGAAGGAGGCGGCCAGGGGGAAGGACTCGGCGGAGGCGGGGGAGCTGAGGCACCGCTCGAAGAGAgccgcccgcggccccgccgcgctgcACGGCCCCGTCGCCCCCCAGGCGGCGGGAGCCTCCGGCGGGGTGAGCCCGGggccgccgcagccgccgccgggGGGCCACGTCGCGGGGCAAGCGGCGACGGCTCCGTCCTCCTTCTCGCTCTTCTCCTCCTCCGCTCCCTGTCTAGCGGCGGGGCTGTCCccgccggcgggcggcgggggcggcggcggggtGGGCGGAGGGTCCCGGTCAGGGTCCCGCTCCCGCGGGCGTGCCCGGTAGGAGCCGCCGGGTCTCCGGCTGCGCTTGACGAGGAAGCCGCGCGGCAtggcggggcggcgcggggcagcGGGAGCGCGGCACGGCCAGCCCGCCCGGCCTTTATACCCCCGGCGCCCGCTCCCGCCCGGGCGTCATCCTCCctccggcggcggcggccaaTGAGGAGTTGGGGCCGGCGCtggcggcggggggcggcggcggccggagcGGGCCGGGGCTcccgccgccggggcgggcgcgCTCCGGCTGCGGGAACAGGCGGAGTATCTCCGGGAGCGCGCCCCGGCGCCCTGCGAGACTGACTGAGGCGTGGGGCCGGGAATGGCTCCGAGATGGGAGAGACCCCGAGCTGGGTCACGGGCGCTGCCGTCTCGGCCGAGAGGCCGACGAGGCTCGAGCAGGAGCGTCCGTCGTGGCTGTTCGTGCCGATGCCTTCATCCTCTGCTGGGGCCACACGGACCGCCCCGCACATCCTTCCGCTGAagggagccagagctgggaaCTGGCTCCGTCCTTCTGCACAGCCACATCAGGAGTTTTCCCAGAAGTAGCCAAAAAGCTCCGGTATTGCGGTGAGCTCCCAATGCAAGAGCAGGGCTGCCGAGCTGCCACCGCAGCGTAAAATGCTAAATCACGGCTCTGCGTAGTGGCCATGACTGATCCCTTGGCACCCTCACCCGCGGGCAGCCTCCAGAGCCCAGGGGAGGCAAGACTGAGGTACAGCAAACTGCAAAAGCGCCCGAACCTCCCCCCATCCCGCTCCGATGCAACGCCGGTGCCGTGAGCCTGGTGGCAGCTGGTGCGCCCCTGGAGAAAGGCAGGAGTCGTGTTTGCTAAAGCACTAATAATCGCCTTTTTAGGGGAACCAAGCGCACTGGCAGCGGGGTCTCAGCAGCCCCTCCGGCCCCACCGCGCGGTACCAGCATCTCCTATTGGACCGCCCATGTCCCCGAGCCTGGGTTTGGCGGCAGGACGGTGCTGTCCCACCCGCAGACCTGCTGCCCGCAGTATACACGAGATGGCGTGCCATTGGAAATGACCGCGCTAGAGCCTCGCTCCCTCCCTGACCAGGGCCAGACAGCCCTTGCCAGGGTAGGACGGTCGGACTCACTCTGCTGGAAGCATCGCCTAGCCGGAGAAAGTAGAGAGCaccaggagaaagggagaaacagCACCTCTGGTTCGAGGGGTTTTccagaaatggaagaaagatgTGAAGCCTTCATGCAAGACCAGAATTCCTCCCACCTGCTCAAAACACTCTCTCAAACCACTTCTCTCTGTAAGTGCTTCAATTATATTTGCTTAGCAAAGCCTTAATCATGTTTTACATTACTCTCCTCTCCCATTTCCCTCCATTTTCATGGTTGCACTGAATCTCAGATTAGATTATATACTCCACGGGCTAGAGATCACCCTTTGTTAGTACAAACCACTATAACGGGGACCAGTGAGCCATGCTTTCGTGTAGTTAGGTCACTCCACTGACTGGCTGCTTGATTTTTACCCAAAATTTTTTACCCTTGTAGCTGGAACTTCCCAGATACATTTCTCATTGAATAACTGGATCTCTGGTTACAGATACACTGCTCCTCCAAGCGATATGTAAATAGTTCTTTCAGTTTCCCCTTGTAAACAATATTCCCAATAATGttacatttgcttttttcacATTGCAAAACTAGTCTGTGGTAGGAATGTGCAGTTCTGGAATGTCCAGTTCAGTTTCCAGTCCTAAGAGGTGAGGAATCCAACAATGCCTTTTCCGGCACAGGAGTAGCTGAAGGTGGAGTGCCAGTTGGAAAGCACGTGTATTGAGTGGTTACTGAAACGCCAAACATTTTTCCAGTAAAAGCTGTAGATTGGAGTTGCATCAGGGAGTTTCTCCAGGCCCCCAGTGTCATCATCTGATGTGGCCCAGACATCATGGGAAGGCTTGGGGAGTAACCTACAGTCACAGATGTGGAATCGCTGCTCGATCTCCCCTGGTGATGTCCCTCCTGTGGTTCTTCTTGGCTCTTCCCTGTGATCTGGTGCCCGTCTGTGCCTCCCCCTGGCTCACAGtgtcctccagcacagccctcttGTAGCTTTCTAAACTTGCCTCCAGTTTATGATCAGTTTCTAAGGTGGGACCCAAAACTGTAGAACCCATCACTCCACCTTGCTCTTGCTGCAGCATGTGCCAAGGACTGCAGATGTCTGACAAATGCACCAGCAAAAATACTGGGGGATTCAAGCTGGTTCAGCCACCATGTGACTTATTTCTCTCAATAAATATACTGGTTTGCCCAGGCTGTCTCTGCTCCAGTACAAACTCCCAGTGCCCTGGCTCCCACTTGGAAGGGTCACAATTATTCTGTGATTAGATTATTTCCCCTCCCACATTTACAAGAGAATGTAACCGTAGTGACTGGCATTACACCCAATTCTCAAAGCTTCTAATCTTTCTAAACTTTTACATGGGTTTATCTTTTTGCCATCCTCCTTTACTCCTACCAAAAATTTTACAGTTAGAAAATTCAGATAATTTATCATAGTAGTTAACAATGTTGGGGACACACCTCCAAATCCTGTGTAAATTTGCTGGATTTTGactttttcactttctttaaatttcattaGTCCCATCACCCAGCTGAGAGTGCAGTACTACACCCTCCTGAACATGCTACTACAGGGAAACTTTATTTAAGATCAGAGCTTTTCTAAGCAAGGAGCTGAATGATGTTATTGCTCCTGTCCTTACACTGTGTTCTCTACAGTTTGCTAAAATCATGTTGGCCTTGATTAAACATGTCAACTGCTTACAGATGAGAGTCATCCTTATATGATCTGAGATTAACCAAAAGGTTAATCCCACAGTAATCAGGAAATCAAACTTCTAGTGGAAAAATGCAGTAGCTAGTGGGGAACTGGCAGGGTGAAAACAAGAGGAACCAGTTCCTTGTCTTGCATCCTTTGCTTCCTCAGTCCATTCCCTCCTCCCTGGTTGAGGCTGAATGCTGGTGTGCTAGGGAATGGAAACAAGAGTAGTACATCACTGCTCTGCCTCCTTTTTGCTGAAGTTTCTCATTTTGTGTGAGGGGACTTTTAGCCTTGTTCATAACTGTGCTGCTAACATAAGCATGAGGGACTCATTCAAGCCTTGCCAAGATTCAGCAATCAGATTCAGTGATGGCTGGGCCAACCTCTTGGGGACCTTCCAAAGTGAGGACAATCTTCAGATTCCTCTAGTTACCTTTCCCTGTTGCTGCTTTCTTTTagggacatggcttagtggtggCCTTGTCAGTGCTGGGTCAATGGTTGAACTCTtgaaggtctttttcaacctaatCAATTCCATGATTATGTGACTCTGGAGGGTGCTCCATCTGATtgcccagggtgctccagagTTTGGCACTAGAAGCTCGTCATCCAGATCCTTGTACATCCCAGCTACCCAGAGACTCTCATCTCTGACTGTGAAGCAGGGATACCATTGCTTTCAGCCCCAGACatgtctccagcagctccaggacacCTGGAAATCCGTGCAGACACTGAAGAAGAGGTCTACACTTCCATGGTCCACAAATAAAACATTGTCAAGCAAGTGGGCAGCTGCATTTATATTTCTGAACAGACTTGGGGCATAAACAGCAAGAGGAATGTATGACAGAAATGCCAGCTGGCAGAGAGAAGGCCTTAAATGGAGTCTGGTTCCCAGAGAAAACCCTAAAAACTCTTCTGGAGGCTAAggggacagaaagaaaaagagaaattccttttgccattcagtaaaataaaaataaccacaatttaaaaaaataagagttaaaaataaaatagagaatAACTATAAGCAAAAGATTAAAGAACATTTCTGTCCTTCAtgtttcccctccccaccacaaaaaaaaaaaatgttgtggtTGAGTTTTTTATATTGCAGGATTTCAAATAAAGTTGACTTTTAAATCTTGCCCTGACATCTGGTTTGTAATTAATGGAGCAGTAAATAGGAGGGAGACAGAAGCTGCCTCAGAAGCCTGTCCTTGATACATGACTCCAGCAATATAGCTAGATGAGCGATACCACCCCCAGGCTCCAGCACTTAAACAAAATCCAGGCTGGTTTTGGTGGCAACACAAGCCATTTCATCTTCCCCCTAGAACAGGGCTGCCAATTATCCTCCTGCAGTTGGGGATTTGATGCTGGTGACAGACATTGAAGGAAATATCTGCATTATGAGGATACAGATTGTCTAATATAACTGACCTTGCTAGTATCTtaattgtgttttgttttacctGAGGACAATTTGCTTCAAGAGGAAAATGATGCTAACAGCTGCTATGTTTTCTTCATTGCtcaaatattaacaaaaagCTTTCTGTAAGGGAAGGTAGAAAACACTGTTCTGTGAAAGTACTTGGGTTAGAGGCATTTGAAGGGTTTTGAAGACACTATGAAAACATTTAACCTTCCTCTTTTCCCACAAAAAGTGATGCTGTGAACTGGTCACATCACTTCAGCCATCACTAAGGTGATACTGGGAGGACACTGGTGCCATGACTCCTGTCCCTACTCCATACGTGAGCAGCTGCATAAGGGCCAAAGGAGCAATCTCACGTTTTGGTTCTTCCCCACCTCCATCTGCAATAGTCCATTGCAGGGAAGCCAGGTCCTCTCCAGGGGGCAGACTGATGTTCCCAAACTTACAAAAGTTATAGGAGACTCAATGGGAGCATTATGACTTTCATTACTTCATTACAGATTTCAGCTGGATTTCAGCTCATACCCCACAGGCTGAAGCAATTTGCCACTGGCCAGATTTGCCTGCTGGAGTTATTTATTGATCTCACCATGTCATAAATAGGAAGATTTGTCTTCCTTTGGCAGGAGATTCTCAGCAGTCTGTTCCCCATAAACATCACTATATGTTGCAGCTCCCTGAAAAAAGGATCTCCTCGTACAGAAGGCCATGGTTATCAATTATATGGGTATCAGTAGTGGCTTTCGGGGAGGctgagtcccagctgtgcttggtgcagctgtgtgtgcagaCAGGTGGATGGTTCTGTGTGCAGAGAGCACAACAACTGAAGAGACCAGAAGACAAGGCAGCAGGAGAGTGGGAGCAATGAAGTGTCTGAGAGATGCCTCTGCTGCATGCTGGTCTGGGAAACTCCATGCCTGCCTCCAGTAAAGTTTAGGCAGGACAGAGAAACATGCTGGTTGTCTAATTTCCCAAAAGGGGTCAATCTAGGAGGCTttcagagagcagagatcaggAGCAGATGAATCACAGCAACAAATACTTGATTCTGTTATGGTCACATTTCATCCTGCCCTTGTGCTGGCACTGGAGCATATTCAGTTCTGCAGGGATGTGGTGCAGGGAGCTGAGCCCACAGCTGAGTCCCAATAATTCTTTCATGCCCCTGTTCTAAGGCCACCTTATTCAATAAAATTCCTCTGACTCAGAGGTGCAACAGGTAATTCCCCAGGGCTGTTGCCCAAGACCTTTCTGCCACCTCTTCTCCATGATAGCCTCTCTATTTCTCCCTCCATTTTCTTCAGGTCACACCAAAttcccaggtccttttcctgCCAGAAACTGGATGCACTTCCTGACAGAAGTATGCTACTGCATCTTTGCTTGCCTGTGCAAAGGAATGGCAGGATTTACTGTGGAATGAGGTGCAGGCATGGCAGATGGCACgtggcactgcaggagccacCACTGCTAGCAACAGTTGCAAAGGGGCAGATGGAGCATGGGAGATGCTGATAAGGAAAACCAGTGGCAGGAGGTGGGAGAAGACAAGCAAACCAACATGGAAAGCTGGCTAGAAACAGCTTGTTTGTTAGGAACAAGATGGAAAATTGCATTACAAGGAAATAAACCACATCTGAGCTGGATGCCTGCATCTCAGAAAAGCAACAAGGAGGATGATAGCTCCCAAAAGGAAACAGTGGTTGATCTCTTTGGGAATGTCACAgaggagggcaagggaaaggcagcactgagccagagagctgctgctcttttctgaCAATGCACCTCCAGCTTCTGAGTCCATCCACCTTGTTCTTTCACAAAAGAGACCTAGCAAATGCCCATTGTGCAGGAAGCTTCAGAGAGGTGAGGTTGCAGTGCCAGCTCTTGGCAGGTGTGTCAGGATGGAGACTctatccttttttttattttgtgggtgAACAGCCATGTGCAACCCTGAAGGGCAATGGCAAAATGCTTTGCTGGCTGATGAGGTAGGAAAAGGGAAGATGTGTCACTGCTTCAGGAGGATCTAAAACCAGAGCTCCTCTTCAGCTTCCTTCACCTCTCCGGGTGCCAGTGCTGCATAGAAGGCAAGGGCAGTGGCGACTGGAGGATGTCTCCAGCAGAACccaggggaaaagcagcaccAAGCCAAAATCATCAAGCATATatctcattttgaaaaattttgaaaatattttttccacttagGATTTAGCCCTTTTTACTTCAAAGCCAGGAGAGGGGACTCAAAACCAGCATCATGCTCCAAGTACTGTTAATATAATGATCCCTAGCAGCTGCCATGCAGGATTCTCCACTtacatttgttttgcttcttttgtgaCATTTAATCAAAGCCTTGCTATCctaaatattaattaaagtGCTTGGAGACAAGGCCTAAATTTCATTTTGCCTCCCAAGTTCACCAgcttcatcttcctcctcctcctccaaataTGTTTTGCTATAAATTACTGGCACTGTTTCTGTTGATAGTCAACATAATCAAACATTTGTAAGCATGCTGTCTCTTCAATCTGTTCAGTTGATGCACTTTACCTGATCTTTCATTAAAGTAATCAAAACACTTGCTGTGCCACGTCTAATGAATGTTGCATGTATGATTAAGTACTTTCATTCATATTGCAAGTTTGATTTAATGTAATCTGCCTTTCAGACAGCCATTAGCCTAGCTCCTGCGTGAATTCGATTAATTGGCTGAATTCTTCCAGATGTCCTTTAAGTATTACAGGAATTTCTATGTAAAAACAGCAGGGACCATCTAGCAGAGAAGCAAACAATGATACGTTATATTGCTGCCATGACTTACAAAAAGCTGGAttcattttcattaataaaacatCTGTACTGCTGCACAGCTATGCATCaagatgcatttattttatatgtttatttctcttATGACTATAAATAGACAGTTAAACACAAGCACGGTATGTTCAGTTGGAAGATACACAAACAGAACTGTATCAGAAATGAAAATCGAAATAAAGAATGTCAGAGTTAGGACTTACAAAACAAGCATCATGTGTTGTAACAaacatggcagcagctcctaTGGATATCTTAGGATAAAGGCATTTTCCTTAGAGCATGATTAATTTGAAAGCAGTTGGTTCCTGGGTTGAAATATCCTatggtttatttttgtatgGCTCATTGTACCTTtaagtgggaggaaaaaatgcagtttggcatttttaaatggtatgcagtaaagagaaaaagtgttattaaaataaacagtttttcttaattctcaaaaatggaaattgtttgggtttttggtgggttttttccccccacaaagTTACACTTCAGAAAGGAATCACTTTTTCCTAAAAAGCAAAGCCTGCAAAAGCCAGTTTGTGTTTCAGTGCCTACTAGACCCAGCCTGTGCAGGACATGATGCTGTTTCAGGGCATGGGGAGGATGCTCCAGAACTCAAAGTAGCTGCCTTCACTTTCTGCTGACCTTGCTGAATCTGATAGCACCTTTTGAAGAAGGATGTGAGATCTCAGAACCTTCTTGCCCCTTTGTCCTCTCTCCCCCTGCCTACCCTTCTCATCCTCGGGAGTGAGCCCATGGGGCAGACTGGAGAAGTCTGGCAGGAGTTTgaccctgcagccctgagctcagCACAGTTTAATTTTCCTGAATGTGTGGCACTTCTCATCCAAGtcagagagctgcagggctctgcctgtcACCACTCAGTTTCACTGGGCTCTGCCAAGTCAGGAActgaggaagggagaggagcagcagcactgcagcactggtgCAGCTCTCCCCAGCAGTGCTCCGTCAAGTGGCTCTGTCTCACCTGGGGAACAGCCGAGTAAcattcttccctctcctccctggctCCCCCTTTCCCAGATGCTGCACAGCCTTTTAAGTGTGTTTGATCCTTGAGGTACCTCTCCTGTGCTAGGCAAATTATTGCCACTTTGCACCACATCAGGACTTTACTGACTGCCCTGTCAAAATGAGCAGGAGCTTGTACCAGCCAGTTCATTTCCAAGGGTTGTTTTAATAGATGAGGGAATTACAGGAGACATCTGAAATAATATTGTTCTGCAAAACTTAAGTGGTACAATGAAAGGGATTGAGACTTGCTAAACTGTatctccctttcttttcccaacATAGTCACTGCACTGGCCAACTTGCCAGCTTGCTTCTTTGTGTATACATTCTCCTCTGCTTTcacttctttctctgtttcttgcttttgttCCTATGTTGTCTATTATCCTCGTATAGCAAAGGTACCCATAAAAATTCTGTACTTATATTATtctaatataatataatataatataatataatataatataatataatataatatatataatataatataatataatattatcAATATTATCTGTATCCTaccatgaaaaacattttaagaccAATTTTCTACCACAGCTGTGCTTGACACTTTGCTCCAGTACCCACATAACCTCATAAAAGCCTGGCCCTGCTGTATTGTGCCTAAATCAATGTTACACTAACCCATTGCAAGGGTctcctgcccatgacagggaaagcaaagcacagagagCTGATTGACTCCCTTGATCTCTGTTCCAGAGGGATTTCTTAGCAGGGAGCAGTGGGTTGGCTGGAGAGGGGGAGCGAGTGGTGAGCAGGAGGTGAGGCAGGCTTTCCTCGCAAGCCACAggagcctcagcagcagcagcagcaggagaagcacTTTCCCCTTAGAGACATATCAGAAACTTGATTCTCAATGCAACAAAAACAGTTTCTAGATttttgcagagaagaaaatggtgTAAATTTCACCTATAGGTAACCaatctaaaaattaaatgtagcaaagcaaagcaagccTTTTCTAGTTTCCAGTGCTGTGTGATTTTCAAGGCAGATGTGGAAAAATCACATCTTCTTTTGAAGCCCACgagactgaaaaattaaatcaggGGGCTTTGTTATTGATGTTTTTCTAATACAAATGTTTTGAAATCCCTGCCTTTCATGTGTGTCTTACAAATAAGCAGAAATGTGTGATGAGtcatctttgcttttaattcctttaatAGAGTCTTACCTCACCCGCTAACGTCTAAACAATTCTAGTTTCTGTAACAATCCCTTCCTCAGTGGTAAATATTGCTCTCAGACAACATATTTTTTGGAGGTTCATTATGTTCATTCTGTGGCTGAGACTCATTATACtcagttatttatttaaaagaacaaaatgacAGCAAATGCCTGCATGTATCATGTCTCCCTTTACACAtatcttaaatatatttcagtaacAAGGCCCAGCACTCtcacagttttgaaaaaaacagcTGGCTTTCCCTCCTAGCCATCACTTCTTGAGAAAGGAATACTGAGAGGTGATGGTGGAGTCTAACCTTGCCTGCTAAATGAGATTCCACTGACACTAATGGGAAATTTGGCAAagataggaaaataatttatgaactatttgaatattttcaattataaaataaaaaaaaaacaacttggaGAATTATTAAGAAGgaagaagcaaatgaaaatgcCACTATAAGGCATGGTGAAATGGTATATGTGGAATCAGtccaagaaataattttgatacCTAATGACAGGTTTGAGTCTTCCTGAAGTACCAAACTATCACCCATCTCACTGAAGAGCTAGACAAAAAAAGCTCACAACctttacacaggaaaaaatcctCAGCCATTTAAACTGACATTTCACTAATCCAACATTCATGGCTTCTGTTCATGTTCTTCTAAACCAAACCCCAAGCCTAAAAGCAGCACCCACTTCTGCTCACACTCAACTGCCTCTGGCCCTCAATAGAGAGGTTCTAACTGGTGCACAGTCATAGCAAAAGGTTTTTGAGATTATGGTCAGCATAATTATAAAAATGGAGTGAGGTTTGTCCTCAGTGAgctgtaaaatacatttttaactAGGCCATTGATACAGCAGAGACAAGATGAAAAACAAGAGAGGAGGGCAAAGGTTTGGCTGTGTGGCCATTCTGGGAAatgactgaaaaacaagaacaaaGCTATTCAGAGCAGGTcattaaagacagaaaatatctTAAACAAGCCTAAAAGATAGGAAATAGAAATATGGCATGGTCGCTTACAAAGCAGAGGTCAAAAAGACATCAGTAATTAATGATGAAAAGATAAAGAACCAAGCActtaatttcaaagaaatagtCGGGAAAAGCATAATGGCACTgtgaacagtaaaaaaaaagactttgcaGAAGTAAATGGAAATGAGTAAGATCTCAATAGGGGAAAAATGGATAATTGAAAAAGTAGAACTGCAAATTGCTGCAGAAATTCACCTGGAATATAAACCAGTTATTTAGGACTAAGGGTGGAATATAGTTTTGAATGggtcaattttttttaaaaggaccTCCAGACACACACTGCCAATTTTGCTCTGATATTTTTCCATTGCAGTTTTTGTGCATGGAAAACATAGGTGAAAATGTCTAGCGTGTTTCAAAGTTTAAAGACTACTTTCTGAAATGCAGACCAATGGATTTTACTTCTGTTTCATCAAGAGATTCTAAAATGAAAGGGGTGGGAAGCAGAAGCCAAAAAAATGGAGAACAGCAGATGTTTTGAAACAGCAGTTTCAACCCTATTAGCATCTTCCCTTGTTTTCTCTATTGTTTTCTGAGCTTCAGCTCAGATGAGCAAAACTTGTTAATGATGGAATCCTAGAATGATCTAGGTTGGAAGTGACCGTAAATATCATCTcgttccaaaccccctgccatgggcagggacaccttccactacaccaggttgcccagagctCCAttcagcctggtcttgaacacttccagagatgagGCACCCACCATTTCTTAGGGCAGtgtgttccagtgcctcaccactctcacagtacAGAATTA
This portion of the Vidua chalybeata isolate OUT-0048 chromosome 6, bVidCha1 merged haplotype, whole genome shotgun sequence genome encodes:
- the INSM2 gene encoding insulinoma-associated protein 2, whose translation is MPRGFLVKRSRRPGGSYRARPRERDPDRDPPPTPPPPPPPAGGDSPAARQGAEEEKSEKEDGAVAACPATWPPGGGCGGPGLTPPEAPAAWGATGPCSAAGPRAALFERCLSSPASAESFPLAASFPPAEKLLLQPRTPLPAPPLPSVPALKRPSRAKAPAKKGKATRKLSFADEVTTSPVLGLRIKEEGPEGRPGPPAGRTPLGEFICQLCKEQYADPLALAQHRCSRIVRVEYRCPECHKIFSCPANLASHRRWHKPRPGPSAEGAVSAPPGKENSPERRPRGPAAPQPPPGTRQHRGGADSAGGAPAAPGSSPGPAHGGAPGPGGGPGGEAFACPCCQKRFRRQAYLRKHLGTHGAARPAAFGPPERGPLTFACHLCGARFPSADIRDKHRLWHAVREELLLPPPPPAGVPESGAAGGERQGFPCKHCPATFFSAPGLARHASKCHPPESRQVLLLQVPVRPGC